Proteins from a genomic interval of Bradyrhizobium sp. CCBAU 53340:
- a CDS encoding D-TA family PLP-dependent enzyme, translated as MTTPLAAKIAREYGTPCAVIDMDRVERNIARIQKACDDAGVANRPHIKTHKNPTIARMQVAAGAKGITCQKIGEAEIMANAGIDDILISYNLLGEEKMARLGALNAKTRMTVAADNSTVVAGLPKAAEASGRPLSVVVECDTGRKRAGVETPAEAIALAREIAASKGLEFAGFMLYPTETGWADAQKFYDEALAGVRAHGLDAKIVSTGGTPNLVNIGKLKGGTEHRFGTYIYNDRMQVAAGVAGWDDCALHIYSTVVSRAAPERGILDAGSKTLTTDTGGLDGHGLILEHPEAKIAKFAEEHGFLDLSRSNTRPNVGDVVRIVPNHVCVVVNMMDEVVMVRGEEIIGTLPVAARGKLR; from the coding sequence ATGACCACTCCCCTCGCCGCCAAGATCGCCCGCGAATACGGCACGCCCTGTGCCGTCATCGACATGGACAGGGTCGAGCGCAACATCGCGCGAATCCAGAAAGCCTGCGATGATGCCGGCGTTGCCAATCGCCCGCACATCAAGACGCACAAGAACCCGACCATTGCCAGGATGCAGGTCGCGGCCGGCGCCAAGGGCATCACCTGCCAGAAGATCGGCGAGGCCGAGATCATGGCCAATGCCGGCATCGACGATATCCTGATCAGCTACAATCTCTTGGGCGAAGAGAAGATGGCGCGGCTCGGCGCGCTCAATGCCAAGACCAGGATGACAGTTGCCGCCGATAATTCGACCGTCGTTGCGGGCTTGCCGAAGGCCGCCGAGGCCTCGGGCCGTCCGCTCTCGGTCGTCGTCGAATGCGACACGGGACGCAAGCGCGCCGGCGTCGAGACGCCGGCGGAAGCGATCGCGCTGGCACGCGAGATCGCCGCATCCAAGGGGCTCGAGTTCGCCGGATTCATGCTGTATCCGACCGAAACCGGCTGGGCGGATGCGCAAAAATTCTACGACGAAGCGCTGGCCGGCGTGCGCGCGCACGGGCTCGACGCCAAGATCGTCTCGACCGGCGGCACGCCGAACCTCGTCAACATCGGCAAGCTCAAGGGCGGTACCGAGCACCGCTTCGGCACCTATATCTACAACGACCGCATGCAGGTCGCGGCCGGCGTCGCCGGCTGGGACGACTGCGCGCTCCACATCTACTCGACGGTGGTGAGCCGCGCCGCTCCCGAGCGCGGCATTCTCGATGCCGGCTCCAAGACGCTGACGACGGATACCGGCGGACTCGACGGCCATGGCCTGATCCTCGAGCATCCCGAAGCCAAGATCGCAAAGTTCGCCGAGGAACACGGCTTCCTCGACCTATCCCGCAGCAACACGCGGCCGAACGTCGGCGACGTCGTCCGCATCGTGCCGAACCATGTCTGCGTCGTCGTCAACATGATGGACGAGGTCGTGATGGTCCGCGGCGAGGAGATCATCGGCACGCTGCCAGTGGCGGCGCGGGGGAAGCTGCGGTAG
- a CDS encoding ABC-F family ATP-binding cassette domain-containing protein has translation MAPPLIQLKDIKLNFGGTPLLSGVELNVAPSERVCLIGRNGSGKSTLLKIAAGLVEADSGTRFVQPGATVRYLPQEPDFGEHKTTLAYVESGLAPGDDQHQARYLLEQLGLTGEENPHNLSGGEARRAALAYVLAPSPDILLLDEPTNHLDLATIEWLEQELDSRRSALVIISHDRRFLTNLSRSTAWLDRGKIKQIDRGFASFESWRDEVLAEEERDQHKLDRKIVDEEHWLRHGVSGRRKRNVKRLANLHALRDQRRNYRGTAGSATLAAAEAEQSGRLVIEAKGITKAYGERKIVENFSTRIQRGDRLGIIGPNGAGKTTLVNLLTGGIQPDSGTLRLGANLEMATLDQHRESLDPKSTLAEALTGGRGDHVMVGGKPKHVVGYMKDFLFAQEQRGTPLEVLSGGERGRLMLARALAKPSNLLVLDEPTNDLDLETLDVLEEMLGDYEGTVILISHDRDFLDRVVTSVIAPEGNGKWIEYAGGYSDMLAQRGADLKRETAKTQAPAEKKEERAAAPTSAPKRKLSFNEKHALETLPKKMETLHADIAKLQRVLDDPNLYTKDRKTFDDTSAAIAKAHEELSAAEERWLELEMLREEIEQA, from the coding sequence ATGGCGCCCCCGCTGATCCAACTCAAAGACATCAAGCTGAACTTCGGCGGCACGCCTTTGCTGTCAGGTGTCGAGCTCAACGTCGCGCCATCCGAGCGCGTCTGCCTGATCGGCCGCAACGGCTCCGGCAAATCGACGCTGCTGAAGATCGCGGCCGGCCTTGTCGAGGCCGACAGTGGCACGCGCTTCGTGCAGCCGGGCGCCACCGTTCGCTATCTTCCGCAGGAGCCGGATTTTGGCGAGCACAAGACCACGCTTGCCTATGTCGAGTCCGGGCTCGCGCCCGGCGACGACCAGCATCAGGCACGTTATCTGCTGGAGCAGCTCGGTCTCACCGGTGAGGAGAACCCGCACAACCTCTCCGGCGGCGAAGCCCGTCGCGCGGCACTGGCCTATGTGCTGGCGCCCTCGCCCGACATCCTGCTGCTGGACGAGCCGACCAACCATCTCGATCTCGCCACCATCGAATGGCTGGAGCAGGAGCTCGACTCCAGGCGCAGTGCGCTCGTCATCATCAGTCATGACCGCCGCTTCCTCACCAATCTGTCACGTTCGACGGCCTGGCTGGACCGTGGCAAGATCAAGCAGATCGATCGCGGCTTCGCCTCGTTCGAGAGCTGGCGCGACGAAGTGCTGGCCGAGGAAGAGCGCGACCAGCACAAGCTCGACCGCAAGATCGTCGACGAGGAGCACTGGCTGCGCCACGGCGTGTCCGGCCGGCGCAAGCGCAACGTTAAGCGACTCGCCAACCTGCACGCGCTACGCGACCAGCGCCGCAACTATCGTGGCACCGCCGGCAGCGCCACGCTTGCCGCCGCGGAAGCCGAGCAATCCGGCAGGCTGGTGATCGAGGCGAAGGGCATCACCAAGGCCTATGGCGAGCGCAAGATCGTCGAGAACTTCTCGACCCGCATCCAGCGCGGCGACCGGCTTGGCATCATCGGCCCGAACGGCGCCGGCAAGACCACGCTGGTCAATCTGCTCACGGGCGGCATCCAACCGGATTCCGGCACGCTTCGGCTCGGCGCCAATCTGGAAATGGCGACGCTCGACCAGCATCGCGAAAGTCTCGATCCGAAATCGACGCTGGCGGAGGCCCTCACCGGCGGCCGCGGCGACCACGTCATGGTCGGTGGCAAGCCGAAGCATGTCGTCGGCTACATGAAGGACTTCCTGTTCGCGCAGGAGCAGCGCGGCACGCCGCTGGAGGTGCTCTCCGGCGGCGAGCGCGGCCGCCTGATGCTGGCACGCGCGCTGGCAAAACCGTCGAACCTTCTGGTGCTGGACGAGCCGACCAACGACCTCGATCTCGAAACCCTCGACGTGCTCGAGGAGATGCTCGGCGATTACGAGGGTACGGTCATCCTGATCAGCCACGACCGCGACTTCCTCGACCGTGTCGTCACCTCGGTGATCGCGCCCGAGGGCAACGGCAAGTGGATCGAATATGCCGGTGGCTACAGCGACATGCTGGCGCAGCGCGGTGCGGATTTGAAGCGAGAGACGGCGAAGACGCAGGCGCCAGCGGAGAAGAAAGAGGAACGCGCAGCGGCTCCCACGTCGGCACCGAAACGGAAGCTGAGCTTCAACGAGAAGCATGCGCTGGAAACACTGCCGAAGAAGATGGAAACGTTGCACGCCGATATCGCCAAGCTCCAACGGGTGCTCGATGATCCCAATCTCTACACCAAGGATCGCAAGACATTCGACGACACGTCAGCCGCCATCGCCAAGGCGCATGAAGAACTCTCCGCCGCCGAAGAGCGCTGGCTCGAACTTGAAATGCTTCGCGAAGAGATAGAACAGGCATAA